The genomic segment CAGCCGAAGATCGTTCTGGCCGACGAGCCGATTGCCAGCCTCGACCCGATGAACGCGCAGCTGGTCATGGATGACCTGCGACGCATTCACGAGGAAGACGGCCGCACGGTGATCGCCAACCTTCACACGCTCGATACCGCCCGGCGCTATTGCGACCGGGTGATCGGCATGCTGCACGGACGGGTCGTTTTCGACGGCACGCCGGCGCAGCTGACCACCGGCGTCGCACGGGACATCTACGGCGCCGACGGGAGCTTTTCCGAAAGCTCGACCTCGACGGATATCGCGTCGCTCGACCGCGAATATGCCTGACTTTCATCTGCCCGCCGCAGCGGTTGCGGGGGCCAAAAAACCCAATCGGAGGACCAAGATGAAACACCTGATCGCTGCCGTTCTGGCAACCACTGCCCTGACCGTGCCCGCCACGGCGCAGGAAATCGACGAATTCCGCATCGGCATCCTTGGCGGCGAGAACGCCCAGGACCGCCTGAACTCGAACGAGTGCCTGCGGGAATATACCGAGGAAGCGCTTGGCGTTCCGGTCAAGCTTTTTGCGCCGGCCGACTATAACGGCGTGATCCAGGGCCTGCTGGGCGGCACCATCGACATGGCGTGGCTTGGCGCCAGCGGTTATGCCAAGACCTACCTGGAAGATCCGGACGCCGTGACGCCGGTTCTGGTGAAGGTGAATGTGGATGGCGGCTATGGCTACCACTCGATCGGCTTTGCCCGGAAGGACAGTGGCATCACCTCGCTGGAAGACCTCAAGGGCAAGGTGTTCGGCTTTGGCGATCCGAATTCGACCTCCGGCTACCTGATCCCGTCGATCGAGATTCCGCAGGAAATCGGCGCCAGCATGGAATCGGGCGACTATTTCGGCGAGGTGAAGTTCACCGGCGGTCACGAGCAGACCATCGTTGCCGTCAACAATGGCGACGTCGATGGCGGCGTGACCTGGGCCGATGGGCTGGGCAACTGGGAAGACGGTTACAACTCGGGCGCGTT from the Roseovarius indicus genome contains:
- the phnD gene encoding phosphonate ABC transporter substrate-binding protein; protein product: MKHLIAAVLATTALTVPATAQEIDEFRIGILGGENAQDRLNSNECLREYTEEALGVPVKLFAPADYNGVIQGLLGGTIDMAWLGASGYAKTYLEDPDAVTPVLVKVNVDGGYGYHSIGFARKDSGITSLEDLKGKVFGFGDPNSTSGYLIPSIEIPQEIGASMESGDYFGEVKFTGGHEQTIVAVNNGDVDGGVTWADGLGNWEDGYNSGALRKAVDAGLVDMNDLVEIWRSKPIPEGPVVISNAMPEEVKATMTELWDNLSEKDADCFYGVAAGEAKSFDPITHDAYLSIIEARKSKSQ